The Pantoea phytobeneficialis genome has a segment encoding these proteins:
- a CDS encoding LysR family transcriptional regulator codes for MNIGALDLNLLLTLDVLLAELNVTRAAQRLNLSQPSVSAQLARLRSIFNDPLLLPGPRGMLPTSRAEALREPLRLALESLQRAIAPPQAFEPDKANLTWRIAATDYMSSAIMLPVIGTLRVAAPDCRVAVFGLNPPLVAQQLEKAELDLIFHTGDRAPETLHQRKLFSERYMLAGRIGHPHLHPGLTLDTFCQLEHLIVSPDGGGFSAATDSALARIGRARRVVLSVPHFLFMLEVLASSDMVAVLPERLVRRSTQLQVIEPPLDVPGFDILMMWHERMQRDPAHQWLRQQIMAAV; via the coding sequence GTGAATATCGGAGCGCTGGATTTAAATCTACTCCTCACACTCGATGTGCTGCTGGCCGAACTGAATGTGACGCGAGCGGCACAGCGCCTCAATCTGTCGCAACCCTCGGTGAGTGCGCAACTGGCGCGGCTGCGCAGCATCTTTAACGATCCGCTGTTGCTGCCTGGACCGCGTGGTATGTTGCCGACGTCACGGGCGGAAGCGCTGCGCGAGCCGCTACGGCTGGCGCTGGAGTCGCTGCAACGGGCGATTGCCCCTCCGCAGGCTTTTGAACCTGATAAGGCAAACCTGACCTGGCGTATCGCCGCCACCGATTACATGTCCTCGGCGATCATGCTGCCGGTGATCGGGACGTTGCGGGTCGCAGCACCGGATTGCCGTGTGGCGGTGTTTGGTCTTAATCCGCCGCTGGTGGCGCAGCAACTGGAGAAAGCCGAACTGGATTTGATTTTCCATACTGGCGATCGCGCGCCTGAGACGTTGCATCAGCGCAAATTGTTCAGTGAGCGTTACATGCTGGCCGGACGTATTGGTCATCCGCATTTACATCCGGGCCTGACGCTGGATACGTTCTGTCAGCTGGAACATCTCATCGTCTCGCCGGACGGTGGTGGATTCAGCGCCGCTACCGACAGCGCGCTGGCCAGGATCGGACGCGCGCGGCGCGTGGTGTTATCGGTGCCACATTTTCTTTTTATGCTGGAGGTGCTGGCGAGCAGCGACATGGTCGCGGTGCTGCCGGAGCGGCTGGTACGCCGCTCAACGCAATTGCAGGTTATCGAGCCGCCGCTTGATGTGCCGGGGTTTGATATTTTAATGATGTGGCACGAACGTATGCAGCGCGATCCGGCCCATCAGTGGTTAAGGCAACAGATTATGGCCGCAGTGTAA
- a CDS encoding DEAD/DEAH box helicase yields MDSHNSNSATHQAIHILEYWHKIEFFESTDIKDLEDNADGVLQIEMEALQSLTILPWINPEQVRRAGHRYSPTKKYRYELFFGIFDRQEIFQQAQQSFPTISDIDVEKIGDDGRTCSIKCVVDPHGVIDSDSFEFSTVTWALGQLKKGSLDNLRFENYELSTKKLHDRFKSIITVANNIKQQHNLPKVLTTFEIIEFLQAMAEWTSFQPQIQVPALFIKLREVRNQQQPGETIDPRRLPELSQITQQALITGSHHALSAADRSGDISILNSFYLRDIEQAMTYIRQHGLDAASPLGRYLTGDRQRKADLLLPEGRALLVDHLRLNKLPPGRWLSDAQHNMSLMQQFAINTLADELTETGLFSVNGPPGTGKTTLLRDVIANNLVKRAGMLANLHQVEDAFSCSIPLRVNNETRMIPCLRDELTGFEMVVVSSNNTAVENISRELPQIKSLGDDWKEVDYLKPSARKVAATSRHLTPGEKQQGKTFAIDPLSAEEDCWGLIAVALGKQKNREQFKERAFTQSHKSAIAPAPADEYRNLFSAINGANITTFAEAKLAFKHAEKHYQDILRDLQLLETQNDRRNAHQQQLRKREKLNLRLYQLQAVIAKRALRIPGWWTLRIEKICREKAICAGLHRRLVATQATLNLEEQRAKQLLAELEAAQQHCDELERQYPDVMFAGADTDIEAEQVQRSAFGQGAVLNAARSQLMACALDLHQAWLKASYRKCNLKEVLFSLSDAINGSITDRRASLALWQLLFMIVPVVSSTFASVHRQFKHFSFAEIGWLFIDEAGQATPQQAAGALWRARRAVVVGDPLQIEPVFTIPPAFVETLAERAFGAEWLEWSPTTQSVQNLADRVNPYGTAQIAKNNWLGSPLRVHRRCDEPMFSIANTIAYNNKMLHGRDQRWPRDSSVWGASRWLDIGGEVQGKHYVPAQGQRVLQMVTSWLDAHDNLPDVYVISPFRQVKNQLKSLLRTELGHVEGIKRWLDDRVGTVHTFQGKEEKNVIIVLGLDTRTRGAAKWASAKPNLLNVAVTRAQKRVYIIGSKNIWASCPGFQVADEKLGAMAAKNPPVYEVTLRP; encoded by the coding sequence ATGGACAGCCATAACTCAAATTCCGCAACGCACCAGGCCATTCATATTCTCGAGTATTGGCACAAAATTGAATTCTTCGAATCGACAGATATTAAAGATCTTGAAGATAATGCCGATGGCGTGTTGCAAATTGAGATGGAAGCCCTGCAATCGCTGACTATCCTCCCGTGGATCAATCCTGAGCAAGTGAGGCGGGCTGGCCACCGCTACTCTCCCACTAAAAAATATCGCTATGAGCTTTTTTTCGGTATTTTTGATCGTCAGGAAATATTCCAACAAGCACAGCAATCCTTTCCGACAATCAGCGATATTGATGTTGAAAAGATTGGCGATGACGGGCGTACTTGCTCGATAAAATGTGTGGTTGATCCGCATGGCGTTATAGACAGCGATAGCTTTGAATTTTCTACCGTGACCTGGGCATTAGGACAATTAAAAAAAGGCAGCCTGGATAATCTGCGGTTTGAAAACTATGAACTGAGCACGAAAAAACTTCACGACCGCTTTAAAAGTATTATTACCGTTGCGAATAATATTAAGCAGCAACACAACTTACCTAAAGTTCTGACGACCTTTGAGATTATCGAGTTTTTGCAGGCAATGGCCGAGTGGACATCTTTCCAGCCGCAAATCCAGGTTCCTGCATTATTTATTAAATTAAGAGAAGTGAGGAATCAGCAACAACCTGGGGAAACAATCGATCCCCGACGCCTACCGGAACTGAGCCAAATAACGCAACAAGCCCTGATAACTGGCAGTCATCATGCCTTATCCGCAGCAGATCGCTCAGGTGACATCAGCATTCTGAACAGTTTTTATCTGCGTGATATTGAGCAGGCGATGACATATATCCGCCAGCATGGGCTGGATGCGGCCTCACCTCTGGGTCGCTATCTGACGGGAGATCGCCAGCGAAAAGCGGATTTGCTGTTACCGGAAGGGCGAGCGCTGCTGGTTGATCATCTCCGGTTAAATAAACTGCCTCCCGGACGCTGGTTGTCCGATGCTCAACACAATATGAGTCTGATGCAGCAATTTGCCATTAATACGCTTGCAGATGAACTGACGGAGACCGGGCTTTTTTCCGTTAATGGGCCGCCGGGCACCGGGAAAACCACTTTATTACGTGATGTGATTGCCAATAATCTGGTGAAACGCGCTGGCATGCTGGCGAATCTCCACCAGGTTGAAGATGCCTTTTCCTGTAGCATCCCGTTAAGAGTAAATAATGAAACCCGCATGATTCCCTGCCTGCGTGATGAACTTACCGGCTTCGAGATGGTGGTGGTTTCAAGTAACAATACCGCGGTAGAAAATATCTCACGCGAGTTGCCACAAATTAAAAGCCTCGGCGATGACTGGAAAGAGGTTGATTATTTAAAACCCTCAGCACGTAAAGTTGCAGCAACCTCGCGCCATCTCACTCCAGGCGAAAAGCAACAAGGCAAAACATTTGCCATTGATCCGCTGTCAGCGGAAGAAGATTGCTGGGGACTTATCGCGGTCGCGTTGGGGAAACAGAAAAATCGCGAACAATTTAAGGAGCGGGCTTTTACTCAGAGCCATAAATCCGCCATTGCCCCGGCGCCAGCAGATGAATATCGCAATCTTTTCTCTGCCATCAATGGTGCCAATATAACAACCTTCGCAGAAGCGAAGCTCGCCTTTAAGCATGCCGAAAAGCACTATCAGGATATTTTGCGCGATCTTCAGTTGCTTGAAACACAAAATGATCGGCGCAACGCCCACCAGCAACAGCTGCGCAAGCGGGAAAAATTAAACCTGCGTCTTTACCAACTTCAGGCCGTCATCGCTAAACGCGCTTTACGTATTCCTGGCTGGTGGACATTACGTATTGAAAAAATTTGTCGGGAAAAAGCCATTTGTGCGGGATTACATCGTCGCCTGGTCGCCACGCAGGCAACGCTAAATCTTGAAGAACAACGGGCAAAACAGCTGCTTGCAGAACTGGAAGCCGCGCAGCAGCATTGCGACGAGCTAGAGCGGCAGTACCCGGATGTGATGTTTGCTGGCGCGGATACCGATATCGAAGCGGAACAGGTGCAGCGCAGCGCGTTTGGTCAGGGTGCAGTGTTAAATGCCGCGCGCAGCCAGCTGATGGCATGCGCACTGGACCTGCATCAGGCCTGGCTGAAAGCGTCTTACCGTAAGTGCAATTTAAAAGAGGTTTTGTTCTCGTTAAGTGATGCAATCAATGGCAGCATCACCGATCGACGAGCAAGCCTGGCGCTCTGGCAGCTGTTATTTATGATTGTGCCGGTGGTGTCATCTACCTTTGCTTCGGTCCATCGACAGTTTAAACATTTCAGCTTTGCAGAGATTGGCTGGCTATTTATTGATGAAGCAGGACAGGCTACGCCACAACAGGCTGCTGGTGCGCTGTGGCGAGCCAGACGGGCCGTGGTGGTTGGCGATCCACTGCAAATCGAGCCCGTGTTTACTATCCCGCCGGCATTTGTCGAAACCCTCGCCGAACGCGCCTTTGGTGCTGAATGGCTAGAATGGTCGCCAACCACCCAATCGGTGCAAAATCTGGCTGACCGCGTCAACCCTTATGGTACTGCGCAAATCGCGAAGAATAACTGGCTTGGCAGCCCGTTACGTGTCCATCGACGTTGCGATGAACCGATGTTTAGCATTGCGAATACCATTGCGTATAACAACAAAATGCTGCATGGCCGCGATCAACGCTGGCCCAGGGACAGTAGCGTTTGGGGAGCCAGTCGCTGGCTGGACATTGGCGGCGAGGTTCAGGGAAAACACTATGTGCCTGCCCAGGGACAGCGGGTGCTGCAAATGGTGACATCATGGTTAGACGCTCATGACAATCTGCCGGATGTGTATGTCATTTCGCCTTTCCGCCAGGTCAAAAACCAATTGAAGTCGTTGCTCCGTACCGAACTTGGTCACGTAGAAGGGATTAAACGCTGGTTAGATGACCGGGTGGGAACGGTACATACCTTCCAGGGGAAAGAAGAGAAAAATGTGATTATCGTGCTCGGACTGGATACCCGTACCCGGGGAGCCGCTAAATGGGCTTCCGCCAAACCTAACCTGCTTAATGTCGCGGTGACCCGCGCACAAAAACGCGTCTATATCATTGGCAGCAAAAACATTTGGGCGAGCTGTCCCGGATTTCAGGTTGCCGACGAGAAATTAGGCGCAATGGCAGCCAAAAATCCGCCAGTGTACGAAGTTACACTGCGGCCATAA
- a CDS encoding DUF1176 domain-containing protein, which produces MTSRNLLAIALFASMAAPLLADDSGISFSHKDWELACDNTLTCRAAGYSTEEGAGGSVLLTRQAGANTPVSGEVVLADAMEDEPKPVAMLSLWIDDNSLGELQKADNDEWRLTEAQTQAVIRAVKGNGTVEFRGGEEPFELSDNGAFATLLKMDDAQGRPGTPGALVRKGDKPESSVLVAVAAPVIQQVKVMQAQPRALTAQELSSVKPQLIESLTDDDSCDNLQPSDDQPEEGAEPITLTPVDKTHVLISALCWRGAYNEGYGFWLMDKRLQQKPELITDSASDYHDGVISLAQKGRGIGDCWSTAAWVWDGKDFQQTSEATTGMCRAIRAGGPWQLPTLVTNVKPAR; this is translated from the coding sequence ATGACATCCCGAAACCTGCTGGCGATCGCGCTGTTTGCCAGCATGGCCGCGCCGCTGTTGGCTGATGACAGCGGTATTTCCTTCAGCCATAAAGACTGGGAGCTGGCGTGTGATAACACCCTGACCTGTCGGGCGGCAGGCTACAGCACCGAAGAGGGGGCGGGTGGTTCGGTACTGCTGACACGCCAGGCCGGGGCAAATACCCCGGTAAGTGGCGAGGTAGTGCTGGCAGATGCAATGGAGGATGAGCCGAAACCCGTGGCGATGCTGTCGTTATGGATCGATGACAACTCACTGGGTGAGTTGCAGAAAGCCGATAACGACGAATGGCGTTTAACGGAGGCCCAGACACAGGCGGTGATCCGCGCAGTGAAAGGCAATGGCACGGTCGAGTTTCGTGGTGGTGAAGAACCGTTTGAACTGTCGGATAATGGCGCCTTTGCGACCTTGCTAAAAATGGATGATGCGCAGGGGCGTCCCGGCACGCCAGGGGCGCTGGTCAGAAAAGGCGATAAGCCGGAAAGTAGCGTGTTGGTCGCGGTTGCTGCGCCAGTCATTCAGCAGGTTAAAGTGATGCAAGCCCAGCCGCGCGCGCTCACTGCCCAGGAGTTGTCATCGGTTAAACCGCAATTGATTGAGTCTCTTACCGATGATGACAGCTGCGATAATTTGCAACCGTCCGATGACCAGCCAGAAGAGGGGGCTGAGCCAATCACCCTGACGCCCGTGGATAAAACGCATGTGCTGATCTCCGCACTGTGCTGGCGCGGTGCCTACAACGAAGGCTATGGCTTTTGGTTGATGGACAAGCGATTACAGCAAAAACCCGAACTGATTACCGATTCCGCCTCTGACTACCACGACGGCGTGATTTCGCTGGCGCAGAAGGGGCGGGGCATCGGTGATTGCTGGAGTACTGCCGCATGGGTGTGGGATGGCAAAGACTTCCAGCAAACCAGCGAGGCCACCACGGGCAT